The Gillisia sp. Hel_I_86 genome has a segment encoding these proteins:
- a CDS encoding carbohydrate kinase family protein, which translates to MHDFTKLGCKLSIDVNYSEKIWSDRDKALEVIKKYCSYNPLVKISEDDVVRFFLNKLTHDEVFEFFHANGAETVCLTLGKKGVILSQLNKSQIKLPAIKINKILDATSAGDAFWSGFLFAYIKEYSMEEALQIALKLAALKLQNVGRLPDNINIITELLE; encoded by the coding sequence TTGCATGACTTCACTAAATTAGGTTGTAAACTCAGTATAGATGTCAATTATTCAGAAAAAATATGGAGCGATAGAGATAAGGCCTTAGAGGTAATCAAAAAGTATTGTTCTTATAATCCTTTAGTGAAAATTAGTGAGGATGATGTAGTCAGGTTTTTTTTGAATAAACTCACACACGATGAGGTATTTGAATTCTTTCATGCCAATGGTGCAGAAACTGTTTGCCTAACCTTGGGCAAGAAGGGTGTAATTCTTTCCCAATTAAACAAGTCTCAAATTAAACTTCCCGCTATAAAAATAAACAAGATTTTGGATGCCACAAGTGCAGGAGATGCTTTTTGGTCTGGGTTTTTATTTGCATATATTAAGGAGTATTCTATGGAAGAAGCCTTGCAAATAGCTCTAAAACTGGCCGCCTTGAAATTGCAAAATGTAGGCAGATTACCAGATAATATCAATATTATTACAGAACTTCTTGAATAA
- a CDS encoding NADP-dependent malic enzyme, with protein sequence MSKDSKRREALVYHAKPKPGKIEVVPTKKYATQRDLSLAYSPGVAIPCLEIEKDSENAYKYTAKGNLVAVISNGTAVLGLGDIGPLASKPVMEGKGLLFKIFADIDVFDIEVDTKDVESFIQTVKNIAPTFGGINLEDIKAPEAFEIERRLKEELDIPVMHDDQHGTAIISAAALLNALEISKKKIDKVKIVISGAGAAAVSCTKLYKAFGAKAENIVMLDSKGVIRADRTNLSIEKLEFATKRKIDTLKEAMKNADVFVGLSIANIVDVPMLKSMAKRPIVFAMANPDPEIEYDLAVSARKDLIMATGRSDHPNQVNNVLGFPFIFRGALDVRATKINEAMKMAAVKALAALAKEPVPEQVNIAYAETKLHFGPEYIIPKPFDPRLIAQVPPAVAKAAMESGVAKSPILDWERYEEELLNRMGHDNKISRLLMNRAKINPKKVVFAEADQLDVLKAAQITQEEGIGIPILLGRKDVILELMTEIDFHEDLVTIIDPKSDEEVVRRERYADVYWKTRERNGVTRYDAQNLMRERNYFAAMMVNEGDADALLSGYSRAYPSVVKPMLELIGMAQGVDRVAATNLMNTSRGPLFISDTSINIDPSAKDLAKIAVMTAKTVKLFGMEPVVAMISYANFGSSKNDRARKVKEAVSILHRSHPDLIVDGEIQTDFALNKEMLQKKFPFSKLVGKKVNTLIYPNLESANGTYKLLKEMNNADSIGPIMMGMRKPVHILQLGASVEEIVNMVAVAVVDAQEKGKVQKR encoded by the coding sequence ATGAGTAAGGATAGCAAAAGGAGAGAAGCACTGGTGTATCACGCCAAACCGAAACCTGGAAAAATAGAAGTTGTTCCCACAAAGAAATATGCAACACAAAGAGATCTTTCTTTGGCGTATTCCCCGGGTGTGGCCATTCCCTGTTTAGAAATAGAAAAGGATAGTGAGAATGCTTATAAATATACGGCTAAAGGTAATTTAGTTGCAGTGATATCCAATGGTACTGCTGTGCTTGGTCTGGGAGATATAGGTCCCTTAGCATCCAAACCAGTAATGGAAGGAAAAGGTTTGCTTTTCAAGATCTTTGCTGATATAGATGTGTTCGATATCGAAGTAGATACCAAAGATGTAGAATCCTTTATTCAAACGGTTAAAAATATTGCCCCCACTTTTGGAGGGATCAACTTGGAAGATATCAAAGCTCCAGAGGCATTTGAGATTGAACGTCGCTTAAAAGAGGAGCTGGACATTCCTGTAATGCATGACGATCAGCATGGTACCGCCATCATTTCAGCTGCGGCTCTTTTAAATGCATTGGAAATTTCTAAAAAGAAGATAGATAAAGTTAAAATTGTAATTAGTGGAGCAGGAGCGGCAGCAGTATCCTGTACCAAGCTCTATAAGGCTTTTGGGGCAAAAGCTGAAAATATAGTGATGCTGGATAGCAAAGGAGTCATTCGTGCAGATAGAACTAATCTATCAATTGAGAAACTTGAATTTGCTACCAAAAGAAAAATAGATACGCTTAAAGAAGCGATGAAAAATGCCGATGTATTCGTAGGGCTTTCTATAGCAAACATAGTGGATGTTCCAATGCTCAAAAGCATGGCCAAACGTCCAATTGTTTTCGCAATGGCCAATCCCGATCCGGAAATCGAATATGATCTTGCGGTTTCTGCGCGTAAGGATCTTATTATGGCAACAGGAAGAAGCGATCATCCCAATCAGGTGAACAATGTGCTCGGTTTTCCTTTTATTTTTAGGGGTGCCTTGGATGTAAGAGCTACCAAAATTAATGAAGCTATGAAAATGGCAGCGGTCAAAGCTTTGGCGGCATTGGCCAAAGAACCTGTGCCAGAGCAAGTGAACATTGCCTATGCGGAAACCAAATTGCATTTTGGCCCAGAATATATTATCCCTAAACCTTTCGATCCAAGATTGATTGCCCAAGTGCCTCCGGCAGTTGCAAAAGCTGCAATGGAAAGTGGTGTGGCCAAAAGTCCGATCCTGGACTGGGAACGTTATGAAGAGGAATTGCTGAATAGAATGGGGCACGATAACAAGATCTCCCGTTTATTGATGAATCGCGCAAAAATAAATCCTAAGAAAGTCGTTTTTGCTGAAGCAGATCAGTTGGATGTACTTAAAGCAGCACAGATCACTCAAGAAGAAGGGATTGGAATTCCGATTCTTTTGGGTAGGAAAGATGTCATTCTAGAACTGATGACTGAAATAGATTTTCATGAAGACCTTGTAACTATTATCGATCCAAAATCTGATGAAGAGGTGGTACGTCGGGAACGTTATGCAGATGTGTATTGGAAAACGCGCGAGAGGAACGGTGTAACCAGATATGATGCACAAAATTTAATGCGGGAACGTAATTATTTTGCAGCCATGATGGTGAACGAAGGCGATGCCGATGCATTATTGTCGGGCTATTCCAGAGCTTATCCTAGCGTTGTGAAACCAATGTTGGAATTAATTGGAATGGCGCAAGGAGTAGATAGAGTTGCCGCAACCAATTTAATGAATACCTCCAGAGGCCCACTTTTTATAAGTGATACCTCTATAAATATAGATCCTTCGGCCAAAGATCTTGCAAAGATTGCGGTAATGACCGCTAAAACCGTGAAATTATTTGGAATGGAGCCGGTGGTGGCCATGATTTCTTATGCCAATTTTGGATCTTCTAAAAACGACAGGGCTCGTAAAGTAAAAGAGGCAGTTTCCATTTTACATAGATCGCATCCAGATCTTATTGTAGACGGAGAGATACAAACAGATTTCGCATTGAACAAGGAAATGCTTCAAAAGAAATTCCCATTCTCTAAATTGGTAGGTAAAAAGGTAAATACTTTGATATATCCTAATTTGGAATCGGCTAATGGCACTTATAAACTTCTGAAAGAAATGAACAATGCCGACTCGATTGGCCCTATTATGATGGGAATGAGAAAGCCGGTCCATATTTTACAGTTGGGGGCAAGTGTAGAGGAAATAGTGAACATGGTAGCCGTTGCTGTTGTGGATGCCCAAGAAAAAGGAAAGGTTCAAAAACGGTAA
- the ruvA gene encoding Holliday junction branch migration protein RuvA codes for MIYHLKGQLVEKNPTYVVIDCNGVGYFLHISLHTFALLKSASEAISLYTHLQVKEDSHTLFGFMDKSERELFRLLISVSGIGASTARTMLSSLDPKQIMDAIATADVATIQSIKGIGAKTAQRVILDLKDKVLKVFGEGEIFVSQNNTNKEEALSALETLGFARKPAEKVVDRIMKDATEDPTVETIIKLALKNL; via the coding sequence ATGATCTATCACCTTAAGGGGCAGTTAGTAGAAAAAAACCCTACTTATGTTGTAATAGACTGCAATGGAGTAGGATATTTTTTGCATATTTCTTTGCATACGTTTGCGTTGCTCAAGAGCGCTTCAGAAGCAATAAGCCTATACACACATTTACAAGTAAAAGAAGACTCTCATACCTTATTCGGTTTTATGGACAAATCTGAAAGGGAACTTTTCAGGTTATTGATTTCTGTTTCTGGAATTGGGGCAAGTACGGCCCGCACCATGCTGTCGTCATTGGATCCTAAACAAATAATGGATGCTATTGCTACTGCAGATGTTGCAACAATCCAGAGCATTAAAGGGATTGGGGCAAAAACGGCACAGCGTGTTATTTTAGACTTAAAAGATAAAGTTCTAAAGGTCTTTGGAGAAGGGGAGATTTTTGTGTCCCAAAACAATACGAACAAGGAAGAAGCGTTATCAGCATTAGAGACTTTAGGTTTTGCCAGAAAACCTGCCGAAAAGGTGGTAGACCGCATTATGAAAGATGCTACAGAAGATCCTACTGTAGAAACAATAATAAAATTAGCTTTAAAGAATTTATAA